In Sphingobacterium thalpophilum, a genomic segment contains:
- a CDS encoding IS4 family transposase yields MINLNVFSQILSLIDRELFKDLVSKHKSDKHQKGINSWTHLVSMLFCHFSSADSVRDISNGLRSTTGNLNHLGVVRAPSKSNISYINTHRTHELFKDLYYSVLDRLWQKDTHFRKDLVQLKRKVYLMDASIIPLCLSVFDWAKFRSTKGAVKLHTVLDYDGCLPVFMQITDGKVHESQRAGSYSFSKGSVVVVDRGYVDYSWLGDLDSRGCYFVTRSKVNMKYKVIKSYQSEALMEKGILKDELIELSGAACNKYNGKPLRLVHFWDSTTGNEYHFLTNNTKWKASLVANIYKQRWHIEVFFKHLKQRLKVSTFIGTSENAVMIQIWTSLIGILLLKYLQKKAKYDWNLSNLVAFIRMNIFVKINIWQWIDDPFLRPPIKGKKGQLKIFAD; encoded by the coding sequence ATGATAAATTTAAATGTTTTTAGTCAGATTTTATCTCTTATCGACCGCGAATTATTCAAAGATTTGGTTTCAAAGCACAAAAGTGACAAACATCAGAAAGGGATCAACAGCTGGACGCATCTAGTCAGTATGCTTTTCTGTCATTTTTCCTCGGCAGATTCGGTTCGTGATATTAGTAACGGTCTACGCAGTACCACTGGTAATCTGAACCACTTAGGTGTAGTAAGAGCTCCAAGTAAGTCTAATATATCCTATATCAACACACACCGTACCCATGAACTTTTCAAAGATCTTTACTATTCTGTTTTGGATAGGCTTTGGCAAAAGGACACCCATTTTCGCAAAGATCTTGTTCAGCTAAAGCGTAAAGTATATCTGATGGATGCAAGCATCATCCCCTTATGTCTATCTGTATTTGACTGGGCAAAGTTTCGCAGCACCAAAGGTGCCGTAAAGCTGCACACTGTCTTGGATTATGATGGCTGCCTACCTGTTTTTATGCAGATTACCGATGGAAAAGTACATGAGAGCCAGCGAGCCGGTAGTTACAGTTTTTCCAAGGGAAGCGTGGTGGTAGTGGACCGTGGCTACGTGGATTACAGCTGGCTTGGGGATTTGGACAGCAGGGGGTGTTACTTCGTTACCAGGAGTAAAGTTAATATGAAGTACAAGGTTATCAAGTCCTATCAGAGTGAAGCACTCATGGAAAAGGGGATCCTTAAGGATGAGCTCATTGAGCTATCCGGTGCTGCCTGCAATAAATACAACGGCAAGCCGCTACGCCTAGTCCACTTTTGGGACAGCACCACTGGCAATGAGTACCACTTTTTGACCAATAATACGAAGTGGAAGGCTTCTTTGGTGGCAAACATCTATAAACAACGCTGGCATATCGAAGTCTTCTTCAAGCATCTAAAGCAGCGCTTAAAAGTATCGACATTCATAGGGACTTCTGAAAATGCAGTGATGATCCAGATCTGGACTTCACTCATTGGCATATTACTGTTAAAATACTTACAAAAAAAGGCCAAATATGACTGGAACCTGTCCAATCTGGTCGCATTCATCAGAATGAATATCTTCGTGAAGATAAACATCTGGCAATGGATAGATGATCCCTTTCTCAGGCCGCCTATAAAAGGAAAAAAGGGACAGCTAAAGATCTTCGCAGATTGA
- a CDS encoding nitronate monooxygenase, producing the protein MQWSNQLTRSIGIEYPIIQAPMFGVTTPEMVIAASRAGALGSLSLGDLPPERCSELIRLTAENLKRPFAVNIFVNNIPKVSFDLRKQYSETKTFVEQLAAQHDLKVTLPELDSIHLTDYREQIDVIITHRCKVVSFTFGNLDTESIKRLKDNDVTLIGTCTSVAEAIALEESGIDIICVQGLEAGGHRGSFDETPIPAIGGLSLLPQVKEHVHVALIYAGGLYNASTLHAAKLLGASGFQVGSLLLKSKESALLDFEKARLSGVNESDIVLTRSFSGRYARGIKNKFIEALEAAQKILPYPYQNKLTGELRRVARINRNADFINIWTGQSIHSYSELSTADIIRSLIEEVEILHTSLVV; encoded by the coding sequence ATGCAGTGGTCAAATCAACTCACAAGATCAATAGGTATTGAATATCCGATTATCCAAGCTCCAATGTTTGGTGTTACGACACCAGAAATGGTCATTGCAGCCTCGCGTGCTGGAGCGCTCGGTTCGTTATCTTTGGGTGATCTGCCGCCAGAACGTTGCAGCGAACTTATTCGTTTGACTGCCGAAAATCTAAAGCGGCCTTTCGCGGTCAATATTTTTGTCAATAATATTCCCAAGGTTTCATTCGATTTAAGGAAACAGTATAGTGAAACAAAAACTTTCGTGGAGCAATTAGCCGCGCAGCACGACTTGAAAGTAACCTTACCCGAGCTTGATAGTATCCATTTGACCGATTACAGGGAACAGATTGACGTAATCATCACCCATCGGTGTAAAGTTGTGAGTTTTACGTTTGGAAATTTGGATACAGAAAGTATAAAACGATTGAAAGACAATGATGTTACTCTTATTGGTACATGCACCTCGGTGGCAGAAGCAATCGCTTTGGAAGAATCTGGCATTGACATCATCTGTGTACAGGGACTAGAAGCAGGGGGACATCGCGGAAGTTTTGACGAGACTCCAATACCGGCGATTGGCGGACTTTCACTACTACCGCAGGTAAAAGAGCATGTCCATGTTGCCCTTATTTATGCCGGTGGTTTATACAACGCTAGTACATTGCATGCTGCAAAGCTCTTAGGTGCAAGTGGCTTCCAGGTGGGTAGTTTATTACTCAAATCTAAGGAGAGCGCGCTCCTGGACTTTGAAAAAGCGCGTCTTTCAGGCGTTAATGAATCAGACATCGTATTAACGAGGAGCTTTTCAGGGCGCTACGCCAGAGGTATAAAAAATAAATTCATTGAAGCTTTAGAAGCCGCTCAAAAGATTTTGCCCTATCCTTATCAAAATAAACTCACAGGCGAATTAAGAAGAGTAGCAAGGATAAATAGAAATGCTGATTTTATCAACATTTGGACCGGACAATCGATACATTCTTACAGTGAACTTTCTACTGCAGATATCATTCGTTCCTTGATCGAAGAAGTTGAAATTTTACATACTAGTTTAGTTGTTTAA
- a CDS encoding response regulator: MIEDNEILLSTMQFVLVREGYDLLLAKSGKEALSLVSDETIDLVITDLALPFANGYEIIDRIRKSSTNNQVPVIIISGYRDDNSIVEGFEVGANDYIKKPISPSELISRVRLRIGHA; the protein is encoded by the coding sequence GTGATCGAAGATAATGAAATTCTATTGAGCACAATGCAATTTGTTCTTGTAAGAGAAGGGTATGACCTCTTACTGGCAAAGTCCGGTAAAGAAGCCCTTTCGCTGGTTTCGGATGAAACCATTGATTTGGTCATAACAGACCTGGCATTACCCTTTGCTAATGGTTACGAAATAATCGATCGCATTCGGAAAAGCAGTACGAATAACCAGGTGCCCGTTATTATTATTTCAGGCTATCGAGATGACAACAGCATTGTTGAAGGTTTCGAAGTAGGAGCCAACGATTATATCAAAAAACCTATTTCGCCGTCTGAACTGATATCCCGTGTACGATTAAGAATAGGTCATGCTTAG
- a CDS encoding IS4 family transposase, with translation MINLNVFSQILSLIDRELFKDLVSKHKSDKHQKGINSWTHLVSMLFCHFSSADSVRDISNGLRSTTGNLNHLGVVRAPSKSNISYINTHRTHELFKDLYYSVLDRLWQKDTHFRKDLGQLKRKVYLMDASIIPLCLSVFDWAKFRSTKGAVKLHTVLDYDGCLPVFMQITDGKVHESQRAGSYSFSKGSVVVVDRGYVDYSWLGDLDSRGCYFVTRSKVNMKYKVIKSYQSEALMEKGILKDELIELSGAACNKYNGKPLRLVHFWDSTTGNEYHFLTNNTKWKASLVANIYKQRWHIEVFFKHLKQRLKVSTFIGTSENAVMIQIWTSLIGILLLKYLQKKAKYDWNLSNLVAFIRMNIFVKINIWQWIDDPFLRPPIKGKKGQLKIFAD, from the coding sequence ATGATAAATTTAAATGTTTTTAGTCAGATTTTATCTCTTATCGACCGCGAATTATTCAAAGATTTGGTTTCAAAGCACAAAAGTGATAAACACCAGAAAGGGATCAACAGCTGGACGCATCTAGTCAGTATGCTTTTCTGTCATTTTTCCTCGGCAGATTCGGTCCGGGATATTAGTAACGGCCTACGCAGTACCACTGGTAACCTGAACCACTTAGGTGTAGTAAGAGCTCCAAGTAAGTCTAATATATCCTATATCAACACACACCGTACCCATGAACTTTTCAAAGATCTTTACTATTCTGTTTTGGATAGGCTTTGGCAAAAGGACACCCATTTTCGCAAAGATCTTGGTCAGCTAAAGCGTAAAGTATATCTGATGGATGCAAGCATCATCCCCTTATGTCTATCTGTATTTGACTGGGCAAAGTTTCGCAGCACCAAAGGTGCCGTAAAGCTGCACACTGTCTTGGATTATGATGGCTGCCTACCTGTTTTTATGCAGATTACCGATGGAAAAGTACATGAGAGCCAGCGAGCCGGTAGTTACAGTTTTTCTAAGGGAAGCGTGGTGGTAGTGGACCGTGGCTACGTGGATTACAGCTGGCTTGGGGATTTGGACAGCAGGGGGTGTTATTTCGTTACCAGGAGTAAAGTTAATATGAAGTACAAGGTTATCAAGTCCTATCAGAGTGAAGCACTCATGGAAAAGGGGATCCTTAAGGATGAGCTCATTGAGCTATCCGGTGCTGCCTGCAATAAATACAACGGCAAGCCGCTACGCCTAGTCCACTTTTGGGACAGCACCACTGGCAATGAGTACCACTTTTTGACCAATAATACGAAGTGGAAGGCTTCTTTGGTGGCAAACATCTATAAACAACGCTGGCATATCGAAGTCTTCTTCAAGCATCTAAAGCAGCGCTTAAAAGTATCGACATTCATAGGGACTTCTGAAAATGCAGTGATGATCCAGATCTGGACTTCACTCATTGGCATATTACTGTTAAAATACTTACAAAAAAAGGCCAAATATGACTGGAACCTGTCCAATCTGGTCGCATTCATCAGAATGAATATCTTCGTGAAAATAAACATCTGGCAATGGATAGATGATCCCTTTCTCAGGCCGCCTATAAAAGGAAAAAAGGGACAGCTAAAGATCTTCGCAGATTGA